The following coding sequences lie in one Takifugu rubripes chromosome 8, fTakRub1.2, whole genome shotgun sequence genomic window:
- the spega gene encoding striated muscle preferentially expressed protein kinase isoform X10, producing the protein MKKIWSKKRFQKTGHPTRTFGRFTHGVFEVFRSCRKQSYDSETTEDETTEPQMETKEGSGRHQDKAGRRRASGEGGGMMDYNPDASDRRATLPGAFDPVVERELRALGSRPPGLHLDPANQARTQTAEESQELSPHAPLFSPQPLANSHSNTIPNRNLDKENPSDPKSERHDPSNVKPAHQGPKILDKVRAFETRMASSEKPGGSVGSRVACHNSSDDGRKNGGPSGEEVRILQGAAQKRATFKQRASSLEDKTNYSQIVQNYQSKFAEELQRIKKLVGKPSLKKAYSMEQLSPKDRLAAEKVEPIPPQVVQKLEARERAVREREAGEREGKSQMTLEVKGRRHPDIRGNPADSSAQGSTVHSPVAMATTPVHQLPGQPLPTAIGTSHSRETKPNFHSTPKDAFAATGQKSPMGGTDSKAATRPRSCSSHGKRATPLTAREPGSPCPPKPFQMTPSPALSVSPLLKRRKAEASQTCRAAKMSIPTILVENEPMETECGPDIRNKGTKARQKEGRVLQSEMGPGTPDKGDPDLSVGEGTAEGPRFKTQIQDTVATSGAAIVLKCVITGRPPPTVTWRKNNGAIQSDAFHVVSSEGDTHSLLIKQMSPSSVGSYCVTAVNPAGTASCSATLDIQPGAGETMLMITREVTDVAVRAGESVLLECHVAGAPDVDVDWLSNGKLIQPALLNCKMHFDGKRCRLLLNSVHEDDSGRYTCKLSTAKDELTSSANLRVMPSREPLFTRKLDILEVVEGRSARFDCKVSGSPAPRVTWMHFETKVEEGEKFRILQDGGRHSLIINHVSNDTEGFYTAVAQNIHGKSECTAELYMQEQRAAISSHMAKMEKMPSIPEEPEVLESEVERRTMPDFLKPLADVEVVEGKEVVLRCKVAGLPYPTISWYHNSKRIESSEERKMTQHRDVHSLVIRSACHAHGGVYKAVISNKVGKAACYAHLYVTDIVPEAPDGPPVIETITGKTITINWKKPKRLDPSLDSGSLLYVVQQQPLGSIQWSVVASNLKETNYTITNLSKGVRYAFRVLASTGKTLSKPSPSTDLIQLLDRGPYLRKAPIILEKPDIVYVVENQTASISITLNHVHAVVTWKRRGVVLTSKPGMYEMSMPDDDQHTLTLQRVRSTDVGQLVVTASNQFGSDLCALQLALAVRPKFETIMEDVDVYVGETSRLAVVVEGKPDPDILWYKDDVLLKESSHFTFVYDDPEYSLVILNACPEHSGVYTCTAKNLAGANSCKAELMVHTERKQEAEPMDDEGTILRKMRHLVDYYDIHKEIGRGAFSYVKRVTQKKGKAEFAAKFMCARGKRKALALREMELLSELDNERILYFHDVFEKKNVVVLITELCHEELLERMAKKTAVKELEIRCSIQQVLEGLWYLHKKNIAHLDVKPENILMASPASDQIRICDFGNAIRLDPSEEYYCKYGTPEYIAPEIVNQTPISTATDIWPVGVITYLCLTGVSPFAGENDRATALNIRNYNVAFEESMFSDLCREAKGFVIKLLVVDRLRPSVAECLRHPWFKQSPTNKSINTAMLKQVLSRRRWQRSLISYKSKMVMRTIPELLDESSNHVSIAVARHLKEGSPPPSSSSDSDADVDELPFIPMPLSVVFSSSRVSLNEIPGDEDVTASQMGYNDRFCDRTRKADDTRVSTANQNIPQDEEAQNEEKIEKAKRAPLKKGSSVESEDSETKARRTTMRRGSSADSALLLHVESEEGNSSGSELTNKSLKKAVSMELPNRSPSPGLAKISQEEYALKLELMRQRLLRGGNVDKKMSGLRGPLFETLGIEDERSTGSLDRNLRRSRTGPSTLARAASSESPLEDKPQTKLFRKSASFNQGDSEPMPLHRRYGAPLEIPLVGNGSLEDKKLQEATSMSALTEQTTPESASPTKKTSFTFQKPELDQQPKQNKVRELDDTHHVKKKADGTWEERTKTQLAMADYGESEAKSPSVITPIIVIEEDDEDEERKDTQELYINEKDYQEEKESRKNSKMSSACVAPLSDKAQPRPNTVDKGSTNSINSTNIPALPEHPAVFSKVATMVGPSASAISNSTTPRQPVLRTDIKNIDSEEIFEARFKKRESSLTRGLRKLTRNKSEEKSPTLSRKGADRAEEVYRPGPKGAPLEMVSRGLQEKSKSVQDLRAEDKEPGLGLIGRFSLRSKRSSSTDKTGEKPKEGRHPDVQESAVNKRVSWSVGRSKSLDTNEPSRSKRQQDEREQRKAAESSVSAMRQKFESKVAEISAKVRTQSADRKDKATVGSQKDLGQKDTTRLTDSPIMAIRHKFENKVAGLSSKIRSQSEERNDDPDGKRTPVFARHRHSHSEGRGLKGMGIPENQLAKQTGATASKDSIESTSSLPSEKVTESDRRSRWDRWGLTRSRKDKTPSQPDLSSLTHKEEQQFIRSASDFAPVFHIKLKDSVLSEGEPVTLSCLPAGSPLPRITWRKDRKPLQVDDRMSLVSHPDGRQILQIIKSNQKDDGVYECVATNPIATITTSCTLSVASVPKRPGTPEVAQTYNNTALVLWKPADTKSPCSYTLEKNTEGDPDWTTVATGVTDCYYNVTDLPPGSTLRFRVTCSNKAGQGPSSNCSGPVSLDPAGGGATPATIEVKTVPVQPQPVPEPEVKPVQNTPRTVISTSSPPKGGAPPLSQTELGLSRPPSSAENPPKPSKDSQKSPSFPSSPLIKIPPPLITPKPQSPVNVVSPLTKIPPILPPPPVTTPLTPTKPVVPTYVPVTSVVTPRTAPTPIIFSPQVLQTSSLSPFVDGTTTPTRGTPSGRVTPSTGLRQGIPQKPYTFLDEKARGRFGIIRECQENSTGKMFMAKIVPYTQENKQEVLKEYEILKTLHSDKIMALHEAYVTPRYLVLVAEYCTGKELLHSLIDRFRYTEDDVVGYLVPILQGVEYLHSRRVLHLDLKPDNIMVTNLNAIKIVDFGSAQSFNPLSLKQKDSRTGTLEYMAPEVIKGEVVGPPADVWTIGIITYIMLSGRLPFEDKDPRQVESKILAARFDPSKLYPNVSQSASAFLKKMLSSYPWARAATRDCFAQAWLQDSYLMKLKRQTLTFTSSRLKEFLAEQQSCRLEGATKHKVLLRTYQSTPRSPLAGSTLHVPSPK; encoded by the exons atgaagaaaatcTGGTCCAAGAAGAGATTTCAG AAAACTGGGCATCCCACACGGACATTTGGCAGATTCACCCATGGTGTGTT CGAAGTTTTCCGCTCCTGCCGAAAGCAAAGCTACG ACTCTGAGACCACAGAAGATGAGACCACAGAACCTCAGATGGAAACCAAGGAAGGTTCTGGGAGGCACCAGGACAAGGCCGGACGGAGAAGAGCTTCAG gtgagggaggagggatgatGGACTACAATCCCGATGCCTCGGATCGAAGGGCAACTCTTCCTGGTGCCTTCGACCCAGTGGTGGAACGAGAGCTTCGAGCTCTGGGCTCCCGCCCTCCAGGGCTCCATTTGGACCCCGCAAACCAAGCCAG GACTCAAACTGCTGAAGAATCACAGGAGCTCTCCCCCCATGCCCCCTTGTTTTCTCCCCAGCCGCTTGCCAATTCCCACTCAAACACCATCCCAAACCGCAACCTGGACAAAGAAAACCCTTCAGATCCCAAGTCTGAAAGACATGATCCATCAAATGTTAAACCCGCTCATCAGGGACCTAAGATCTTAGACAAAGTCCGAGCTTTTGAGACCCGCATGGCAAGTTCGGAGAAGCCTGGTGGATCTGTTGGAAGCCGAGTAGCTTGTCACAATTCAAGTGATGATGGGAGGAAGAATGGAGGCCCCAGCGGAGAGGAGGTCAGAATTCTGCAGGGTGCAGCCCAGAAAAGAGCCACGTTCAAGCAACGAGCTTCCTCATTGGAGGACAAGACCAATTATTCCCAGATTGTCCAGAACTACCAGAGCAAGTTCGCAGAAGAGCTCCAGAGAATCAAGAAGCTTGTGGGAAAGCCGAGCTTGAAGAAGGCTTATTCCATGGAGCAACTGTCACCAAAAGACAGGCTGGCTGCGGAGAAAGTGGAGCCCATTCCGCCCCAGGTGGTTCAAAAGTTAGAAGCGAGGGAGCGAGCCGTGCGGGAGAGggaggctggggagagggaaggcaAGTCACAGATGaccctggaggtcaaaggtcggagACATCCGGACATCCGGGGAAACCCAGCGGACAGCTCAGCACAGGGAAGCACAGTGCACagccctgttgccatggcgacaaCACCAGTTCATCAGTTACCAGGACAACCACTGCCAACAGCCATTGGGACAAGTCACAGCAG GGAAACGAAACCAAACTTTCACTCCACCCCCAAAGATGCATTTGCTGCCACAGGTCAAAAATCACCCATGGGAGGCACGGATTCAAAAGCAGCTACAAGACCTCGATCATGCAGTTCACATGGGAAACGAGCTACCCCTTTAACCGCGAGGGAACCTGGGTCCCCGTGTCCTCCCAAGCCCTTCCAAATGACCCCATCGCCCGCCCTGTCTGTTAGCCCCCTTCTCAAAAGAAGGAAGGCAGAGGCGAGTCAGACATGTCGAGCTGCAAAGATGAGCATCCCGACTATTCTGGTGGAGAATGAGCCCATGGAGACAGAATGTGGTCCTGATATAAGGAACAAAGGAACCAAAGCTCGTCAGAAAGAGGGGAGAGTTCTCCAGAGTGAGATGGGTCCTGGAACTCCAGACAAAG GTGATCCAGACCTGTCTGTTGGTGAGGGGACTGCCGAGGGCCCCAGGTTTAAGACTCAAATCCAGGACACAGTGGCAACCAGCGGTGCAGCTATCGTACTCAAATGTGTAATTACGGGGAGGCCGCCCCCTACAG TAACATGGAGGAAGAATAATGGTGCGATCCAGAGCGATGCTTTCCACGTGGTTTCATCTGAGGGAGACACTCACAGTCTGCTGATAAAGCAGATGAGTCCGAGCAGCGTCGGGTCATACTGCGTCACAGCTGTCAATCCAGCCGGGACAGCGTCCTGTAGCGCCACCCTTGACATCCAGCCAG gtgCAGGAGAGACAATGCTAATGATCACCAGGGAGGTGACCGATGTAGCGGTTAGGGCTGGCGAGTCGGTCCTGCTTGAGTGTCATGTGGCAGGAGCCCCAGATGTGGATGTCGACTGGCTGTCGAACGGGAAGCTGATCCAGCCGGCACTACTCAACTGTAAAATGCACTTCGATGGCAAGAG GTGCCGCCTGCTGCTGAATTCAGTGCATGAAGATGATAGTGGAAGGTACACGTGcaagctgagcacagccaaaG ATGAGTTGACCTcgagtgcaaacctgagagtcATGCCATCCAGGGAGCCTCTCTTTACCCGTAAACTGGATATCCTGGAGGTCGTTGAAGGCCGCAGTGCCCGGTTTGACTGCAAGGTGAGCGGCTCTCCTGCTCCCCGGGTCACATGGATGCACTTTG AGACGAAAGtggaagagggggagaaattCCGCATCCTTCAAGATGGCGGTCGTCACTCCCTCATCATCAACCACGTCAGCAATGACACCGAGGGCTTCTACACTGCAGTCGCCCAGAACATCCACGGAAAGTCTGAATGCACCGCCGAGCTCTACATGCAGGAACAGCGAGCTGCCATCTCCTCTCATAT ggcaaagatggagaaaatgccATCCATCCCAGAAGAGCCTGAGGTTCTGGAGAGTGAAGTGGAGCGGCGGACCATGCCAGACTTCCTAAAGCCGCTGGCTGATGTGGAGGTTGTTGAGGGCAAAGAGGTGGTGCTGAGGTGTAAGGTAGCCGGCCTCCCGTACCCGACCATCAGCTGGTACCACAACAGCAAACGCATAGAGAGCAGCGAAGAGCGTAAAATGACCCAGC ACAGGGATGTCCACAGTCTGGTCATCAGGAGCGCTTGCCACGCTCATGGAGGCGTCTACAAGGCCGTCATCTCCAACAAAGTGGGCAAAGCGGCTTGCTATGCCCATCTATATGTCACAG aCATTGTCCCTGAAGCTCCTGATGGTCCTCCAGTGATCGAGACCATTACAGGGAAAACTATAACAATCAACTGGAAGAAGCCAAAGAGGCTCGACCCTTCTCTTG ATTCTGGTTCCTTGTTGTACgtggttcagcagcagcctctgggcTCCATTCAGTGGTCTGTTGTGGCCTCTAACCTGAAGGAGACCAACTACACCATCACCAATTTGTCCAAAGGAGTACGCTATGCTTTCAGAGTGCTGGCATCCACCGGGAAGACCCTGAGCAAACCGTCTCCTTCCACAGATCTGATCCAGCTTCTGGACCGAG GCCCTTATTTAAGAAAAGCACCAATCATTCTGGAGAAACCCGACATTGTCTACGTGGTGGAGAACCAAACGGCGAGCATCAGCATCACACTGAACCATGTGCACGCTGTTGTCACCTGGAAACG gaggggggtggtgttGACCAGCAAGCCAGGGATGTACGAGATGAGCATGCCAGATGATGACCAACACACCCTGACGCTCCAACGAGTACGCAGCACTGATGTGGGCCAGTTGGTGGTCACGGCGAGCAACCAGTTTGGGAGCGACCTCTGCGCCCTTCAGCTGGCTCTGGCAG TGCGCCCAAAGTTTGAAACAATCATGGAGGATGTGGATGTGTATGTGGGCGAGACGTCACGTTTGGCTGTTGTGGTTGAAGGGAAGCCTGACCCGGATATTCTGTGGTATAAG GACGATGTCCTCCTCAAGGAGAGCAGCCACTTCACCTTTGTCTACGATGATCCGGAATATTCTCTGGTCATTCTCAACGCTTGCCCCGAACACTCCGGTGTGTACACCTGCACTGCCAAGAACCTGGCTGGTGCCAACTCCTGCAAGGCTGAGCTGATGGTCCACACAG agaggaaacaagAGGCGGAGCCAATGGATGACGAAGGAACCATTCTGAGGAAGATGAGGCATCTTGTGGATTACTATGACATTCACAAAGAGATCGGGCG GGGTGCCTTCTCGTACGTGAAGAGGGTAACTCAGAAAAAGGGAAAGGCCGAATTTGCTGCCAAGTTCATGTGTGCACGAGGCAAGAGAAAAGCCCTGGCTCTCAGAGAGAtggagctgctgtctgagctGGACAATGAGAGGATCCTCTATTTCCATGACGTCTTTGAGAAGAAGAACGTGGTGGTGCTCATCACCGAGCT ATGtcatgaggagctgctggagcgaATGGCCAAGAAAACAGCAGTCAAAGAGCTGGAG atCCGCTGTAGCATTCAGCAGGTTTTGGAAGGTCTGTGGTACCTTCACAAGAAAAACATTGCCCACCTTGATGTGAAG CCTGAAAACATTTTGATGGCAAGTCCTGCGAGCGATCAAATCCGCATATGCGACTTCGGCAATGCGATCAGATTGGACCCGTCAGAAGAGTACTACTGTAAATATGGCACGCCGGAATACATCGCGCCAGAGATCGTGAACCAAACTCCcatctccacagcaacagacatATG GCCCGTCGGTGTCATCACTTACCTCTG CCTGACTGGCGTGTCTCCTTTTGCCGGTGAGAATGACAGAGCCACTGCCTTGAATATCCGGAACTACAACGTGGCGTTTGAGGAGAGCATgttttctgacctctgcagagAAGCTAAGGGGTTTGTCATCAAGCTTCTGGTGGTGGACAGACT GAGGCCCAGTGTTGCCGAATGCCTTCGTCATCCTTGGTTCAAG CAGTCACCGAcaaataaaagcatcaacacAGCGATGTTGAAGCAAGTTTTGTCTCGAAGGCGATGGCAG CGGTCTCTTATCAGCTATAAATCCAAGATGGTGATGCGGACAATTCCGGAGCTTCTGGATGAGTCATCCAACCATGTCTCCATCGCTGTGGCTCGACATTTAAAGGAAGGCTCCCcgccaccctcctcttcctcggatTCAGATGCAGATGTCGATGAACTTCCTTTTATCCCAATGCCACTTTCAGTAGTTTTTTCAAGTTCCAGGGTCTCCCTTAATGAGATCCCCGGGGATGAAGATGTCACTGCATCACAGATGGGGTACAATGACAGATTTTGTGATAGGACTCGAAAGGCAGATGACACAAGGGTCTCGACGGCCAATCAAAACATCCCACAAGATGAAGAGGCtcaaaatgaggagaaaatagAAAAGGCAAAACGAGCACCCCTCAAGAAAGGATCTAGTGTGGAGTCAGAAGATTCTGAGACAAAAGCCAGGAGGACAACCATGAGGAGAGGCAGTTCCGCAGACTCGGCATTGCTTCTCCATGTTGAATCTGAAGAGGGAAATTCCTCCGGTTCAGAATTGACAAACAAAAGCCTGAAAAAGGCTGTTTCAATGGAGCTCCCCAATCGCAGTCCAAGCCCTGGCCTGGCAAAGATAAGCCAGGAGGAATATGCCCTGAAACTGGAACTAATGAGACAGCGATTGCTCAGAGGAGGAAACGTGGATAAAAAGATGAGCGGTCTTCGTGGGCCATTGTTTGAGACCCTTGGCATAGAAGATGAGAGGAGCACGGGATCCCTTGATCGGAATCTGAGGAGATCCAGAACAGGGCCATCAACACTGGCCAGAGCAGCATCCTCTGAAAGTCCATTGGAGGACAAGCCACAGACGAAACTTTTTCGCAAAAGTGCCTCCTTCAATCAGGGTGATTCAGAACCAATGCCCCTGCATCGCAGGTATGGAGCCCCCTTAGAAATCCCATTAGTTGGAAATGGGAGTCTAGAAGATAAGAAGCTCCAAGAAGCAACCTCAATGTCTGCACTTACAGAGCAAACCACACCGGAATCTGCCTCGCCTACAAAAAAGACCTCTTTCACGTTCCAAAAACCTGAATTGGACCAACAACCAAAGCAGAACAAAGTGAGAGAACTTGATGACACGCACCATGTGAAAAAGAAAGCAGATGGTACTTGGGAGGAAAGGACCAAAACCCAATTGGCAATGGCAGATTATGGAGAATCTGAGGCTAAATCACCTTCTGTAATTACTCCTATAATTGTGAtagaggaagatgatgaagatgaggagagaaaagacacgcAGGAGTTGTATATTAATGAAAAGGACTatcaggaagagaaagaaagtaGAAAAAATAGTAAAATGTCATCGGCATGTGTTGCTCCTTTGTCTGATAAGGCCCAGCCCAGACCAAATACCGTGGATAAAGGAAGTACAAATAGTATAAATTCTACCAACATCCCAGCTCTTCCTGAACATCCGGCAGTGTTTTCCAAGGTAGCAACTATGGTCGGACCTTCAGCATCTGCAATATCTAATTCCACCACCCCTCGCCAGCCTGTGCTGCGGACGGATATCAAAAACATCGACTCGGAGGAGATCTTTGAAGCCCGTTTCAAGAAGCGCGAGTCGTCTTTAACCCGAGGCCTCCGGAAACTGACCAGAAATAAATCAGAAGAGAAGTCACCAACGCTGAGCCGAAAGGGGGCAGACAGGGCCGAGGAGGTTTATAGGCCAGGGCCGAAAGGGGCACCCCTGGAAATGGTATCCAGGGGACTACAGGAAAAATCCAAATCTGTCCAAGATTTGAGAGCAGAGGATAAGGAGCCAGGCCTTGGCCTCATTGGAAGGTTTTCCTTGCGATCCAAGAGGTCATCTTCAACTGATAAGACGGGAGAGAAGCCAAAGGAAGGAAGGCATCCAGATGTTCAGGAATCGGCCGTGAACAAGAGAGTTTCGTGGTCTGTTGGTCGCAGCAAGTCTTTGGATACAAACGAGCCGAGTCGCTCGAAAAGACAACAGGAtgaaagagaacaaagaaaagctgctgagTCATCCGTTTCTGCCATGAGGCAGAAGTTTGAGTCCAAGGTGGCAGAAATATCTGCAAAAGTGAGAACTCAGTCGGCAGACAGGAAGGATAAAGCTACCGTTGGGAGTCAGAAGGATCTGGGACAGAAAGATACAACGAGACTGACTGATTCGCCCATCATGGCAATACGGCACAAGTTTGAGAACAAAGTGGCAGGATTATCCTCAAAAATCCGCAGTCAGTCCGAAGAGAGGAACGATGATCCCGATGGAAAACGGACACCTGTGTTTGCTCGCCATCGCCATTCCCACTCAGAAGGGCGAGGACTAAAGGGAATGGGAATACCTGAGAATCAACTGGCGAAGCAGACCGGCGCCACTGCATCCAAGGATTCGATTGAATCAACTTCCAGCCTCCCGTCTGAAAAAGTCACTGAGAGTGACAGACGGTCAAGATGGGACAGGTGGGGTTTGACCAGGAGTAGGAAAGACAAGACGCCGTCCCAGCCTGATCTGTCCTCATTAACCCACAAAGAGGAACAGCAGTTTATCCGTTCTGCTTCTGATTTTGCCCCTGTGTTCCACATCAAGCTGAAGGACAGCGTCTTATCAGAGGGGGAACCTGTCACTCTGAGCTGTCTCCCAGCTGGAAGTCCACTTCCTAGAATTACATGGAGGAAAG ATCGGAAGCCATTGCAGGTGGATGACAGAATGAGCCTCGTATCCCACCCAGATGGCAGGCAGATCCTCCAGATCATAAAGTCCAACCAGAAAGACGACGGAGTTTACGAATGCGTGGCTACCAACCCCATTGCTAcgatcaccacctcctgcacattGTCTGTAGCTT CTGTCCCAAAGCGTCCAGGGACCCCTGAAGTTGCCCAGACATACAATAACACAGCCCTGGTGCTTTGGAAGCCGGCAGACACCAAGTCTCCATGCAGCTACACCCTGGAGAAAAATACAGAAG gTGACCCTGACTGGACAACCGTGGCCACTGGAGTTACTGACTGTTATTACAATGTCACAGATCTCCCACCTGGTAGCACTCTGAGGTTCCGCGTCACCTGCAGCAACAAGGCAGGACAGGGACCCTCCAGCAACTGTTCTGGTCCCGTGAGTTTGGACCCAGCAG GCGGAGGAGCTACACCTGCCACAATAGAAGTAAAGACAGTTCCAGTTCAACCTCAACCAGTGCCTGAACCTGAAGTGAAACCAGTCCAGAACACCCCCAGAACTGTTATttccacttcctcccctccaAAAGGTGGAGCTCCACCTCTGTCCCAGACGGAACTCGGTTTGTCTCGACCTCCATCTAGTGCAGAAAACCCGCCCAAACCCAGCAAGGACAGTCAGAAATCCCCCTCGTTTCCCTCATCACCCCTCATTAAAATTCCTCCACCTCTTATCACGCCCAAACCACAGAGTCCAGTCAACGTGGTGTCCCCTCTGACCAAAATACCACCCATACTGCCACCGCCTCCTGTAACCACCCCTTTGACACCAACCAAGCCTGTGGTGCCAACATACGTCCCCGTCACCTCCGTGGTCACCCCCCGCACGGCCCCGACTCCCATCATCTTTTCCCCGCAGGTGCTCCAGACCTCCAGTCTAAGCCCCTTTGTTGATGGGACGACTACGCCAACCAGGGGGACCCCGTCTGGACGAGTGACACCCTCGACTGGGCTGCGTCAGGGAATTCCTCAGAAACCTTACACGTTCCTGGACGAGAAGGCCAG GGGTCGTTTTGGCATCATTCGAGAGTGCCAGGAAAACAGCACGGGTAAAATGTTCATGGCGAAGATCGTTCCCTACACTCAggagaacaaacaggaagtcctgaaGGAGTACGAGATCTTGAAAACCCTTCACAGTGACAAAATCATGGCTCTGCACGAAGCATACGTCACGCCGCGCTACCTTGTGCTGGTGGCAGAGTACTGCACAGGCAAAGAGCTTCTCCACAGCCTCATCGACAG GTTCCGCTACACTGAGGATGATGTCGTGGGCTACCTGGTGCCGATATTGCAGGGAGTGGAGTACCTCCACAGCCGGCGTGTCCTCCACCTGGACCTGAAGCCAGACAACATCATGGTGACCAATCTCAACGCCATCAAGATTGTGGACTTTGGGAGCGCTCAGAGCTTCAACCCGCTCAGCCTCAAGCAAAAGGACTCGAGGACAGGAACTCTGGAGTACATGG CTCCTGAGGTAATCAAAGGTGAAGTAGTCGGTCCTCCTGCGGATGTTTGGACCATCGGCATCATTACTTACATCAT GCTCAGTGGTCGACTCCCCTTCGAAGATAAAGATCCTCGACAGGTGGAGTCGAAGATCCTGGCTGCAAGGTTTGACCCGAGCAAACTTTACCCCAACGTGTCTCAAAGCGCCTCTGCCTTCCTCAAAAAGATGCTGAGCAGTTACCCTTG GGCTCGTGCGGCAACCAGAGACTGCTTCGCCCAAGCCTGGCTGCAAGACTCCTACCTGATGAAGCTCAAGCGTCAGACTCTCACCTTCACCTCTAGCCGGCTCAAGGAGTTCCTGGCGGAGCAGCAATCCTGCCGCTTGGAGGGCGCCACCAAGCACAAGGTGCTGCTGCGCACCTACCAGAGCACGCCACGGTCCCCGCTGGCTGGCTCCACGCTTCACGTTCCCAGCCCCAAGTGA